From Variimorphobacter saccharofermentans, one genomic window encodes:
- the tnpA gene encoding IS66 family insertion sequence element accessory protein TnpA, with amino-acid sequence MDEVTYVKTKFRQEQWEKLIEDCQNSGLKVDDWCQKNHISRHAYYYWLRKIRKKACEAILPAIPKQDSQVEFAKFEIEAQQTNLMASVIIHLPSATLEVHNGASGQTIEAVLLALKNIC; translated from the coding sequence ATGGATGAAGTTACCTATGTAAAAACAAAGTTCCGTCAAGAACAATGGGAAAAACTAATTGAGGACTGTCAAAACAGTGGGCTTAAGGTTGACGACTGGTGCCAGAAAAATCATATCAGCCGTCACGCTTATTACTATTGGCTTCGTAAGATACGTAAAAAAGCATGTGAAGCTATTCTACCCGCAATACCTAAGCAAGATTCACAAGTTGAGTTTGCCAAGTTTGAAATAGAAGCACAGCAAACCAATCTTATGGCATCAGTCATTATCCATCTTCCATCTGCTACACTTGAAGTACATAATGGAGCAAGCGGGCAGACTATTGAAGCAGTGCTTCTAGCACTGAAAAATATATGCTAG
- the tnpB gene encoding IS66 family insertion sequence element accessory protein TnpB (TnpB, as the term is used for proteins encoded by IS66 family insertion elements, is considered an accessory protein, since TnpC, encoded by a neighboring gene, is a DDE family transposase.) has product MLGDITVAKNIYIACGYTDMRKSIDGLAAVVQEQFHLDPFSKSLFLFCGKRRDRLKALLWEGDGFVLLYKRLESGNFKWPRSQDEVKLLTWQEFRWLMEGLSIDQPKAIKTVKQGAFC; this is encoded by the coding sequence ATGCTAGGCGATATTACTGTAGCTAAGAACATCTACATTGCCTGTGGCTACACAGATATGCGTAAATCAATTGATGGACTAGCTGCAGTGGTACAAGAACAGTTCCATCTAGATCCTTTTTCAAAGAGTCTCTTTCTTTTCTGCGGTAAACGCCGGGATAGGCTCAAGGCACTCCTTTGGGAAGGAGATGGATTTGTTCTTCTTTATAAAAGATTAGAGAGCGGAAATTTCAAATGGCCTCGTAGTCAAGATGAGGTAAAACTCCTTACCTGGCAGGAATTTCGCTGGTTAATGGAGGGACTTTCTATCGACCAACCAAAGGCTATTAAGACTGTCAAACAGGGTGCTTTTTGTTAA
- the tnpC gene encoding IS66 family transposase: MNNKDAYIEQLENTIKKLQLQVDNLTEMILILRKEKFGSSSEKTPKDDIEGQLHLFNEAEAYSDSPDPEPITKEVKGYTRTHTKTKRVEIIKDLPVREILCEIPIEDQYCIQCGNNLKPIGKETVREELEYIPAKLRIVRYVRMAYECPKCKHTDKPYIEKAPTPTSLMNHSLASPSSVANVMYQKYVNSMPLYRQEKDWENLGIALKRSTMANWIIRCSQDYFYPVIQYLRKKLLERDIIHCDETPIQVLKEDGKKPQTKSYMWLYRSGNDGKAPIILYDYRPTRNGDNPVEYLKGFRGYLHTDGYGGYNKLEVIRCGCWAHLRRKFIEAIPGKKAKNAPPTNAEIGRDYCNKLFLIEESLKELSPEVRYTKRLELERPVLDAFWCWLENLTVLNGSALGKAVTYAKNQKPYMENYLLDGRCSISNNTAENSIRPFCIGRKNWLFSDTPKGAEASAAVYSIVETAKANGLNVYTYLEYLLLYMPDTDYHNHPEDLKFLMPWSEAVQAECGK, from the coding sequence ATGAATAATAAAGATGCTTACATTGAACAGCTCGAAAATACAATAAAAAAGTTACAACTACAAGTAGATAATCTTACGGAGATGATACTAATACTTCGGAAGGAAAAGTTCGGTTCATCCAGTGAAAAAACTCCTAAGGATGATATTGAAGGACAACTACATTTGTTCAATGAGGCAGAAGCTTATTCTGATTCTCCTGATCCAGAACCTATAACCAAAGAAGTAAAGGGTTACACCCGGACTCATACAAAGACAAAGAGAGTAGAAATTATAAAAGATCTTCCTGTCCGTGAAATCCTGTGTGAGATTCCTATAGAGGATCAGTACTGTATTCAGTGTGGGAATAATCTAAAACCAATCGGTAAGGAAACGGTTCGTGAGGAGCTGGAGTACATACCTGCTAAACTACGTATTGTTCGTTATGTCCGAATGGCTTATGAATGTCCTAAGTGTAAACATACCGACAAACCCTATATAGAAAAGGCACCTACACCGACATCTTTAATGAACCATTCACTTGCATCACCAAGTTCTGTAGCCAACGTAATGTATCAGAAATACGTGAATAGCATGCCACTTTATCGCCAGGAAAAGGACTGGGAGAATCTCGGTATTGCCTTAAAACGTAGCACTATGGCTAACTGGATTATACGTTGCTCCCAAGATTATTTCTATCCTGTAATCCAGTACTTAAGGAAGAAGCTACTAGAAAGGGATATCATTCATTGCGATGAAACACCTATCCAAGTACTGAAGGAGGATGGTAAAAAACCTCAGACGAAGTCCTACATGTGGCTTTATCGCTCTGGTAATGACGGGAAAGCTCCCATCATCTTGTATGATTACAGACCAACAAGAAACGGTGATAATCCAGTCGAATACCTAAAGGGGTTCAGAGGATATCTTCATACCGATGGATACGGTGGATATAACAAGCTTGAAGTTATCCGGTGCGGTTGTTGGGCTCACCTTCGAAGGAAGTTCATAGAGGCTATTCCTGGAAAGAAGGCAAAGAATGCCCCACCTACCAATGCAGAAATCGGAAGGGACTACTGCAATAAGCTCTTCCTTATAGAGGAAAGTCTTAAGGAACTGTCCCCTGAAGTTAGATATACTAAGCGTCTTGAACTGGAACGCCCAGTCCTTGATGCCTTTTGGTGCTGGCTTGAAAACCTTACGGTATTAAATGGCTCTGCTCTAGGTAAAGCTGTAACGTATGCAAAGAATCAGAAGCCATATATGGAGAATTATCTTCTTGATGGAAGATGCTCCATTTCAAACAATACAGCAGAAAACAGCATACGTCCATTCTGTATTGGCCGTAAAAACTGGCTATTTTCAGATACACCGAAAGGAGCTGAAGCAAGTGCTGCAGTATATAGCATAGTCGAAACAGCAAAAGCAAACGGACTTAATGTATATACATATCTAGAATACTTATTATTGTATATGCCTGATACGGATTATCATAATCACCCAGAAGATCTGAAATTTTTGATGCCTTGGTCAGAGGCAGTACAAGCAGAGTGTGGTAAGTGA
- a CDS encoding alpha/beta hydrolase, whose translation MISVIVLFFIVRFIGQKINARTPEGGINESMYVDINGTKQWISIYGEDINNPVLLYLHGGPGTSTSTYDYAFTRKWADVYTVVTWDQRNCGKSYSEEQNDVVITYNLMMTDGVEMTEFILKYLGKDKLTLLGHSWGTVYGANLALEYPQYYDCFIGTGQFVNLHDNEVTFKEAAKTWVGDDEEGKKLIDRLTIDDFSLDYFDARNTLMSKYGYDIFADGTDYNLVLTQILNPYYSISEFISFMNSDSSQYMNFVNTEEFAKFWITDRNVYRIPYYNINGDKDYQTNYILAQEYFDTVEAPFKKMYIMKDTTHGLLESKSNEFSEILHEIYEIEKERDR comes from the coding sequence TTGATTTCAGTTATTGTACTATTTTTTATAGTACGTTTTATCGGACAGAAGATAAATGCTAGAACGCCTGAAGGTGGAATTAATGAATCAATGTATGTTGATATCAATGGAACGAAGCAATGGATTAGTATATATGGAGAAGACATAAACAATCCTGTTCTATTGTATTTGCATGGTGGACCGGGTACATCAACGAGTACTTATGACTATGCTTTCACGAGAAAATGGGCTGATGTATACACTGTTGTTACCTGGGACCAAAGAAACTGTGGTAAGAGTTATTCTGAGGAGCAAAATGATGTAGTAATAACTTATAACCTGATGATGACTGACGGTGTTGAGATGACAGAATTTATTCTAAAGTATTTAGGAAAGGATAAGCTCACGCTTCTTGGTCATTCATGGGGGACAGTATACGGGGCGAATCTTGCGCTTGAATATCCTCAGTACTATGATTGCTTTATTGGTACAGGACAGTTTGTAAATCTCCATGATAATGAGGTTACTTTCAAAGAAGCAGCAAAAACTTGGGTTGGTGATGATGAAGAAGGCAAAAAACTGATAGATCGTTTGACAATAGATGATTTTTCGCTGGATTACTTTGATGCTAGAAATACCTTAATGTCTAAATACGGATACGACATTTTCGCAGATGGAACCGATTACAATTTAGTATTGACACAGATTCTTAATCCATATTATTCGATATCGGAGTTCATTTCTTTTATGAATTCGGATTCTTCCCAATACATGAACTTTGTCAATACGGAGGAATTTGCAAAATTCTGGATAACAGATAGAAACGTATACCGGATACCATACTACAACATTAATGGGGATAAAGATTATCAGACAAATTACATATTGGCTCAGGAATACTTCGATACGGTTGAAGCTCCATTCAAAAAAATGTATATCATGAAGGATACCACGCATGGATTGCTAGAATCAAAATCAAATGAATTTTCTGAGATTTTACATGAAATATATGAAATAGAAAAAGAAAGAGACAGGTAA
- the mreB gene encoding rod shape-determining protein, with amino-acid sequence MLGSDIGIDLGTASVLVYIKGKGVVLKEPSVVAFDRDSNKIKAIGEEARLMLGRTPGNIVAVRPLRQGVISDYTVTEKMLKYFIQKAVGKSRFRKPRISICVPSQVTEVEKKAVEDATYAAGAREVAIIEEPIAAAIGAGIDISRPCGNMIVDIGGGTTDIAVISLGGTVVSTSVKIAGDDFDDAIVRYMRKKHNLLIGERTAEDIKIKIGSAYRRPESVSMEVRGRNLVTGLPKTIAVTSEETEEALKETTSQIVEAVHSVLEKTPPELAADIADRGIVLTGGGCLLYGLEELIEEKTGITTMTAEDPMTAVAIGTGKFVEFLSGKRD; translated from the coding sequence ATGTTAGGTAGTGATATCGGAATTGATTTGGGAACGGCTAGTGTGTTAGTTTATATAAAGGGAAAAGGAGTCGTATTAAAAGAACCATCGGTTGTTGCATTTGACAGAGATTCGAATAAGATTAAAGCCATTGGTGAGGAAGCAAGACTGATGCTGGGAAGAACACCGGGTAATATTGTTGCTGTACGTCCGTTAAGACAGGGTGTAATTTCAGACTATACTGTAACGGAGAAGATGTTAAAGTACTTCATCCAAAAGGCAGTTGGTAAGTCAAGATTTCGTAAACCTAGAATAAGCATCTGTGTACCCAGCCAGGTAACAGAGGTAGAGAAAAAAGCAGTTGAGGATGCAACCTATGCTGCAGGTGCAAGAGAAGTGGCAATCATTGAAGAACCTATTGCTGCAGCGATTGGTGCGGGTATAGATATATCAAGACCCTGTGGTAATATGATAGTGGATATCGGTGGAGGTACTACTGATATTGCAGTTATTTCCCTAGGAGGAACTGTTGTAAGTACTTCAGTTAAGATTGCAGGTGACGACTTTGATGATGCAATAGTTCGTTATATGAGAAAGAAACACAATCTTCTGATTGGTGAAAGAACAGCAGAGGATATTAAGATAAAAATTGGATCTGCATACCGTAGACCGGAATCGGTATCTATGGAAGTAAGAGGTCGTAATTTGGTTACTGGTCTTCCTAAGACAATAGCGGTAACTTCAGAGGAGACGGAAGAGGCATTGAAAGAAACCACTTCTCAGATTGTGGAAGCGGTTCATAGTGTATTGGAGAAAACTCCTCCGGAGCTTGCTGCGGATATTGCTGACAGAGGAATCGTTCTGACCGGTGGCGGATGTCTGTTATATGGATTAGAAGAATTAATTGAAGAGAAAACAGGAATTACGACTATGACTGCAGAGGATCCGATGACGGCAGTAGCAATTGGAACTGGAAAGTTTGTTGAGTTCTTATCTGGTAAAAGAGACTAA
- a CDS encoding flagellar hook-basal body protein, translating into MVRGLYTAYTGMKNEQKRLDIISNNLANAATVGYKEENVTSQSFDDLLTIKIRDESEAYNDRPIGNMTLGVKLGEVYTNYGQGSLRETSNTYNMALEGKGFFTVSVTDRAGNESTKYTRNGSFTMTKDGYIVDSDGNHLMGEAGAIQVPVDAASVVIDTDGTIYADGVLVDRLKITDFEDYNYLIKSGETMYQALEGAVETEASAQVRQGFTEQSNVNVVAEMVEMISVTRTYEANQKVIQSVDKTLELAANNVGKI; encoded by the coding sequence ATGGTAAGGGGTTTATACACGGCTTATACAGGAATGAAAAATGAGCAAAAAAGGCTGGATATCATTTCAAATAATCTGGCCAATGCCGCTACGGTAGGTTATAAAGAAGAAAATGTAACAAGTCAATCCTTTGATGATCTTCTAACAATAAAAATACGGGACGAATCCGAAGCATATAATGACAGACCAATTGGTAATATGACTCTGGGAGTTAAGCTTGGAGAAGTATATACCAATTATGGACAGGGATCTCTCAGGGAGACGTCCAATACCTATAATATGGCTCTTGAAGGAAAGGGATTTTTTACAGTATCCGTTACAGACAGAGCTGGAAATGAAAGTACGAAATACACACGCAATGGTTCCTTTACCATGACAAAGGATGGATATATAGTAGATTCAGATGGCAATCACCTGATGGGCGAAGCGGGTGCAATTCAAGTTCCTGTGGATGCAGCCAGTGTTGTAATTGATACGGATGGAACCATTTATGCAGATGGAGTATTAGTGGATCGTCTTAAAATTACAGACTTTGAAGATTATAATTATTTGATTAAGTCCGGTGAGACGATGTATCAGGCACTGGAGGGTGCTGTTGAAACAGAAGCATCTGCACAGGTAAGACAGGGCTTTACAGAGCAATCCAATGTTAATGTGGTAGCTGAGATGGTTGAAATGATCAGTGTGACTAGAACTTATGAGGCTAATCAAAAGGTAATTCAATCAGTTGATAAGACATTAGAGCTTGCCGCGAATAATGTAGGTAAAATATAA
- the flgG gene encoding flagellar basal-body rod protein FlgG — MIRSLWTAASGMTAQQMNVDTISNNLANINTTAYKKESAEFKSLLYQSIQEQSYDNNGDPKPYGIQVGLGVKNSAITSKYTQGTLIETGNDLDFAIEGNGFFTVRTADGSTAYTRDGSFQFSIGPEGLTLSDSEGNPVLDTQGNAIVLGLDYNVSDITFDEVGELYYPNEQGTVTSLNKRIGIVQFNNPAGLLKTSNSLLKETDASGTPRMEAEDVALKQSKIRQRYLEGSNVQAVDEIVNLIVAQRAYEMNSKIITASDEMLQQANNLR, encoded by the coding sequence ATGATAAGATCTTTATGGACGGCAGCGTCCGGTATGACAGCTCAGCAGATGAACGTGGATACCATATCAAATAACCTTGCGAATATTAATACCACAGCATATAAAAAGGAAAGTGCTGAATTTAAGTCATTGCTCTATCAGTCCATTCAGGAACAGTCCTATGATAATAATGGAGACCCGAAGCCATATGGAATTCAGGTTGGACTGGGCGTTAAGAATTCAGCGATCACATCGAAATATACACAGGGAACTCTTATTGAAACAGGTAATGATTTAGACTTTGCAATTGAAGGAAATGGTTTCTTTACAGTAAGAACAGCAGATGGAAGTACAGCCTATACCAGAGACGGTTCCTTTCAATTTTCCATTGGACCGGAAGGTTTAACACTGTCCGATTCAGAAGGTAATCCAGTACTGGATACTCAGGGAAATGCAATTGTATTAGGATTAGACTATAATGTTAGTGATATAACATTCGATGAAGTAGGAGAATTATATTACCCTAACGAACAGGGAACTGTGACATCATTGAATAAAAGAATTGGGATTGTTCAATTCAATAATCCCGCAGGTCTTCTAAAAACGTCGAATAGCCTACTGAAAGAAACCGATGCTTCCGGAACACCCAGAATGGAAGCGGAGGATGTTGCCTTGAAGCAAAGTAAAATCCGTCAACGTTATTTGGAAGGCTCCAATGTTCAGGCTGTGGATGAGATAGTGAATCTGATAGTAGCACAAAGAGCATATGAGATGAATTCCAAGATCATTACTGCTTCGGATGAGATGTTACAGCAAGCCAATAATTTAAGATAA
- a CDS encoding rod-binding protein, which yields MSISIGSNYSVTAAMAQSKAKTENLEDKLNNKSASDEELMEACKSFEAYMLEQVFKGMEKTVLKDEEEDDPYLNQFGDILYEEYAKAATENEGIGLAKMLYESMKRTS from the coding sequence ATGAGTATATCAATCGGTTCTAATTATTCTGTCACAGCGGCTATGGCACAATCGAAAGCGAAGACAGAGAATTTGGAAGATAAACTGAATAATAAATCAGCCAGTGATGAGGAACTTATGGAAGCATGTAAAAGCTTTGAAGCTTATATGCTTGAGCAGGTATTTAAAGGAATGGAGAAAACTGTACTCAAGGATGAAGAAGAGGATGATCCTTATCTTAATCAGTTTGGCGATATATTGTACGAGGAATATGCGAAGGCTGCTACTGAGAATGAAGGTATTGGCTTAGCAAAGATGTTATATGAATCAATGAAACGGACCTCATAA
- the recD2 gene encoding SF1B family DNA helicase RecD2 → MAEVVEGCIEHIIFRNEENGYTVLALHGEEEITCVGNFPYISEGEFIKANGSYTEHPIYGQQFLVESYEMNEPEDLFSVERYLGSGAIKGIGPALAARIVKKFKENTFKIIEEEPERLSEIKGISERMAKDIYRQFEEKRDMRSAMLFLQQYNITGNLAVKIFTEYGQKMYDILKVNPYQLAEDISGIGFKTADDIARRIGIGPDSDYRIKAGILYTLLQASSDGHVYLPEMELINRSKALLIADEEPIQRQLMALAIEKKIMIKDTPQERYIYSSVFYYMELNIARMLHDLNIRYDIKQELVLNRIKTVEEQFHIELEQQQRTAVAEAAGNGLLIITGGPGTGKTTTINTIIKFFEAEGMEILLAAPTGRAAKRMTETTGYEAKTIHRLLELTKLSEDQENKYSFERNEMNPLETDVLIIDEMSMVDINLMHALLKAVSIGTRVILVGDVNQLPSVGPGNILKDIIESHCFNVVMLNKIFRQSAGSDIIVNAHKINAGEQISLDNKSKDFFFLKREEANVIAAVMINLIKNKLPNYVNATPYDIQVLTPMRKGELGVERLNQILQQALNPPGKEKIEKEYHETIYREGDKVMQVKNNYQITWEIKSKYGITTQSGTGVFNGDAGIIREINLFSEHLIVEFDDNRLVDYSFSQLDELELAYAVTIHKSQGSEYPAVILPILDGPRLLFNRNLLYTAVTRAKNCVTIVGSDTMLQFMIDNKNEQNRYSGLCERIKELV, encoded by the coding sequence ATGGCAGAAGTAGTGGAAGGATGCATTGAACATATTATATTCCGAAATGAAGAAAACGGGTATACCGTATTAGCTCTTCATGGGGAGGAAGAGATCACCTGTGTTGGTAATTTCCCCTATATTAGTGAGGGAGAATTTATTAAGGCAAACGGTAGCTACACAGAACATCCCATTTATGGACAGCAATTTTTAGTGGAAAGTTATGAAATGAATGAACCGGAAGATTTATTTTCCGTAGAAAGATATTTGGGTTCTGGGGCGATAAAAGGAATTGGCCCGGCTTTGGCCGCCCGTATCGTAAAAAAGTTTAAAGAAAATACATTTAAAATCATAGAAGAGGAGCCGGAACGTTTATCTGAGATTAAGGGTATCAGCGAACGAATGGCAAAAGATATCTATAGACAGTTTGAAGAAAAGCGTGATATGAGAAGTGCCATGTTATTTTTACAGCAGTATAATATCACCGGAAATCTTGCGGTCAAGATTTTTACCGAGTATGGACAGAAGATGTATGATATACTGAAAGTGAATCCGTACCAGCTGGCCGAAGATATTTCCGGAATAGGATTTAAAACTGCCGATGATATTGCGCGAAGGATTGGTATCGGACCCGACTCAGACTATCGGATTAAAGCGGGTATTCTCTATACCTTATTACAGGCTAGTTCGGACGGACACGTCTATTTACCGGAGATGGAACTAATCAATCGATCCAAAGCATTACTGATTGCGGATGAAGAACCTATTCAAAGACAGCTTATGGCCCTGGCGATTGAGAAAAAAATAATGATTAAGGATACACCCCAGGAGCGTTATATTTATTCTTCTGTCTTTTATTATATGGAGCTTAATATCGCAAGAATGCTACATGATTTAAATATTCGATATGATATAAAGCAGGAACTGGTGCTGAACCGTATTAAGACTGTGGAAGAGCAATTCCATATTGAATTGGAGCAGCAACAAAGAACAGCGGTAGCGGAAGCTGCTGGAAATGGGCTTTTAATAATAACAGGAGGACCAGGGACCGGTAAGACAACTACTATAAATACAATTATCAAGTTCTTTGAAGCAGAGGGCATGGAGATACTTTTAGCCGCCCCAACGGGAAGAGCCGCTAAGAGAATGACCGAGACTACGGGGTATGAAGCAAAGACCATACATCGTCTGTTAGAGCTCACCAAGCTTTCAGAGGACCAGGAAAACAAATATTCCTTTGAACGGAATGAGATGAACCCTTTAGAGACAGATGTCCTTATCATTGATGAGATGTCCATGGTGGATATTAATCTGATGCATGCACTACTGAAAGCAGTTTCAATAGGAACCCGAGTCATTCTGGTTGGAGACGTTAATCAACTACCAAGTGTAGGTCCGGGAAACATTCTAAAGGATATAATAGAGTCCCATTGCTTTAATGTGGTAATGCTTAATAAGATATTTCGGCAATCCGCCGGAAGTGATATCATTGTAAATGCTCATAAGATAAATGCTGGAGAACAGATTTCTCTGGATAACAAGAGTAAGGATTTCTTCTTTCTGAAACGAGAAGAAGCCAATGTAATAGCAGCAGTTATGATTAATCTGATAAAAAATAAACTACCTAATTATGTAAATGCAACTCCATATGATATTCAGGTTCTTACTCCGATGAGAAAGGGAGAGCTTGGGGTGGAACGACTAAATCAAATTCTCCAACAGGCCCTTAATCCGCCTGGTAAGGAGAAAATTGAGAAGGAATATCATGAGACGATTTATCGCGAAGGTGATAAGGTTATGCAGGTAAAGAATAATTATCAGATTACCTGGGAGATAAAAAGTAAGTATGGAATAACTACACAATCGGGTACCGGGGTATTTAACGGGGATGCTGGAATTATAAGAGAGATCAATCTGTTTTCGGAGCATTTGATTGTGGAGTTTGATGATAATCGTTTGGTTGATTATTCCTTTAGCCAATTAGATGAATTAGAACTGGCATATGCGGTAACAATTCATAAATCACAGGGAAGTGAGTACCCGGCAGTCATTCTTCCAATATTGGATGGTCCGAGATTGTTATTCAATCGAAATCTTTTGTATACTGCGGTTACCAGAGCGAAAAACTGTGTTACAATTGTAGGAAGTGACACAATGCTTCAATTTATGATTGATAATAAGAATGAGCAAAACCGATATTCAGGGCTATGTGAACGTATTAAGGAATTAGTTTGA
- a CDS encoding nucleotidyltransferase family protein, with the protein MAETTLVIMAAGMGSRFGGIKQLEPVGPSGEIIMDYSIYDAIKAGFNKVVFIIRKDLEKDFKEVIGNRIEKLIRVEYVFQELDDLPEGFVNPKDRTKPWGTGQAVLCCKDVVKGPFAVINADDYYGKEAFHIVFNFLNDNTYQGNQYCMAGFILGNTLSENGAVTRGVCKADENGKLVDIAETSGIVQRGNAAVAAGSSGEEINIDINSIVSMNMWGFKPGLFVELEKRFVTFLSNIGDNELKKEYLLPTVVGELIKENKAEVIVLKSKDRWFGVTYKEDKDSVVNSIRDLINQGVYPEKLF; encoded by the coding sequence TTGGCTGAGACTACATTAGTAATTATGGCTGCAGGCATGGGTAGCCGGTTTGGTGGGATTAAACAATTAGAGCCAGTTGGTCCTAGTGGCGAGATAATCATGGACTATTCCATTTACGACGCGATAAAAGCAGGTTTTAATAAAGTAGTATTTATTATTCGGAAAGACTTAGAGAAAGATTTTAAAGAAGTGATTGGAAACCGTATTGAGAAGTTAATTCGTGTAGAGTATGTCTTCCAGGAGCTCGATGACCTGCCGGAGGGCTTTGTAAATCCAAAGGATAGAACCAAACCCTGGGGAACTGGACAAGCTGTGCTATGCTGTAAGGACGTTGTAAAAGGCCCCTTTGCAGTAATTAATGCAGATGATTACTATGGAAAAGAAGCATTTCATATTGTCTTCAATTTCTTGAATGATAATACCTATCAAGGCAATCAATACTGCATGGCAGGTTTTATTCTTGGTAACACACTTAGTGAAAACGGTGCAGTGACACGTGGTGTATGTAAAGCAGATGAGAATGGTAAACTGGTAGACATAGCGGAGACCTCAGGTATTGTTCAGAGAGGAAATGCTGCAGTTGCAGCCGGTAGTTCTGGAGAAGAGATTAATATAGATATTAATAGTATAGTTTCCATGAATATGTGGGGATTTAAGCCAGGACTTTTTGTTGAGTTAGAGAAGAGATTTGTGACCTTCTTATCTAATATTGGAGATAATGAACTGAAAAAGGAATATCTGCTTCCTACAGTTGTAGGAGAATTGATCAAGGAGAATAAAGCAGAAGTTATTGTGCTAAAATCCAAGGATCGATGGTTTGGTGTAACTTACAAAGAAGATAAGGATAGTGTTGTGAATTCTATACGTGATCTAATTAATCAAGGTGTTTATCCGGAAAAGCTTTTCTGA
- a CDS encoding ComF family protein, translating into MLQAILDMIYPVCCPVCSKIVIPKGERICPSCREKLQYIKEPRCKKCSKPIEIEEKELCGDCEHKKFHFEKGYAVWVYDETMKRSIANFKYHNKKEYAKFYIDEIVRLYGSVIKKLSVDAIVPVPLHPSKYRERGYNQADILAKGIGKKLELPVISKLLLRTKKTLPQKKLSDKERFRNLQEAFQYNEKVTDAYQGKLTKVLLVDDIYTTGSTIEACSKQLLTNGVKEVYFIILCIGKGF; encoded by the coding sequence TTGTTACAAGCAATTCTTGATATGATTTACCCGGTTTGTTGTCCTGTTTGTTCAAAGATAGTAATACCGAAAGGAGAACGAATTTGTCCGTCCTGTAGGGAAAAATTGCAATATATAAAGGAACCGAGATGTAAAAAATGCAGCAAACCAATAGAAATTGAAGAAAAAGAACTGTGCGGTGACTGTGAGCATAAAAAGTTTCATTTTGAAAAGGGATATGCTGTATGGGTTTATGATGAGACAATGAAGCGTTCGATTGCGAACTTTAAATATCATAACAAGAAAGAATACGCAAAGTTCTATATTGATGAAATCGTTCGACTGTATGGTTCAGTAATAAAAAAATTATCCGTGGATGCAATTGTTCCTGTACCGCTTCATCCCAGTAAATATCGGGAGAGGGGATATAATCAGGCTGATATTTTAGCGAAGGGTATTGGTAAAAAGTTAGAGCTTCCTGTAATATCAAAGCTTCTGCTTCGTACGAAGAAAACTTTGCCACAAAAAAAGTTAAGTGACAAGGAAAGATTTCGTAATTTACAGGAGGCATTTCAATATAATGAGAAAGTCACGGATGCTTATCAAGGTAAGCTGACTAAAGTATTACTGGTAGATGATATTTATACAACCGGAAGTACAATAGAGGCTTGTTCGAAGCAATTGCTGACCAATGGAGTAAAAGAAGTATATTTTATCATTTTATGCATAGGAAAAGGTTTTTAG